The Saccharomyces eubayanus strain FM1318 chromosome XIII, whole genome shotgun sequence DNA segment CCTGAAGTGCGTCCAGGAGCTGGAACCTTGGTTAATTGCTCAGCAATTGGAGGTCAGAAACACCCCGGAGATCTTTCTCATTGCCAACGTCTCCAACAAGATTTCCCATTCAGAGACTGTGCCCTTGCAAAGGCTCTCTATTCTTGGCAAACTGAAGATTAACTCGCTAAACAAGTTTCTGCAGTCGTTGACCAATGTGGTGGAAAGATACAGCCCAGAGTTGATTGTTAACAGAACTGAAATGAATGAGCTACGCATGTCAagagaaatcaaaaaattacaagagGACGCGTATATGAAATCATTAGAAATGGACAGACTCAAAGCCCtggagaaggaaaaaagcTTGAAGCTGGtccaagatttgaaattggacGCGACTAGCCACCAACTAAACTGGCTGAAGGCCTGCATTGACGAACTCCAGCCTTTAGATACAACAGCAAAGCAGACGACTCTGCAGTTCAGAACCTCCAGCGGCAAAAGGTTCGTTAAGAAGTTTCCCTCCATGACCACGCTTTACCAAATCTACCAATCCATCGGGTGTCACATGTACCTCGAAGTGTACTCTAGTGACCCCGCACAATGGGCCAGCGCCCTCCAGGAAAAGATCAGCCAGTTGGCCGCAGACGCTGCCGTGCTCTGCTTCAAGGACGAGCAGCCCGATACAAGCACCGCAGCTACCATTGAAGGGCTTGGCGACATCATCAGTAACGAGCTTGCTTCCTTCGATCTTGAACAGGGCAAACTCCAATTCGACTTCGAACTGGTGTCGCCCTACCCCAAGTACACCGTGCATCCCGACGAAAAGCTTTCGGTGGACCAGGTGCCTCAACTATGGCCCAACGGCAGTCTTCTGGTTGAAGCTCtcgttgaagaagaagaagatgatgatgatgctGACGACGACGAATAATGATCTGCCCGTACGTATAAAATGACAAACGCGTATAAAGAAATTCCTTAagtttacttttttttgtttttttgtctcTACTCTTTCGTCTCCCTAACGATTTTGGCCAACTGTTAGTTATTACGTGTTGTATCTTTTGTCATAGACTGGGGTTACGTTTATAGTTGTATATCTCAGTTGCTCTCATaagcaaaaacaagaaaggATGCAGGTGTTACAATTTTTGTTGGCGGCTTTGGTCTCCTTGGTGGTGGCCGTACAGGGTTTGCATTTCGACATTGCAGCATCTACAAGCCCAGAGTTGGTTTGTATTCGTGATTTCGTCACCGAAGGCCAATTGGTTGTCGTGGACATCCACTCCGATGGTTCTGTTGGGGATGGGCAGAAACTGAACCTTTTCGTTCGTGATTCTGTTGGAAACGAGTACCGCAGAAAGAGGGACTTCGCTGGTGAAGTCCGTGTTGCCTTCACCGCCCCATCCTCCACAGCATTTGACGtttgtttggaaaacgAGGCTCAATACCGTGGCCGTTCTTTGAGCAGGGCTATTGAACTAGACATCGAGAGTGGTGCCGAAGCTCGTGATTGGAACAGGATCAGCgctaatgaaaaattgaagccTATAGAAGTCGAGCTACGTAGAGTGGAAGAAATCACCGACGAAATCGTTGACGAATTGGCCTACTTGAAAAacagagaagaaagattaaGGGACACTAATGAATCCACTAACAGAAGAGTAAGAAATTTCTCCATCTTGGTTATCATTGTCTTGGCATCGCTAGGTGCTTGGCAACtcaattatttgaaaaactacttcaaaacaaaacatatCATCtaagcaaaaagaaagcgaCACACCACGGATTTGTGTATCATCTTCCCTTGTTATTGCATATGTACTcgaatatatatacatataaatagaTTCTagaatcaagaaattaaaaaaaaaacacacgcACATTCACATTCACATAATTGAATATAGGCTCGCCCGCTTACATCTTCAAGTATCCTAATTTGCCCAATACACAAGCAAAGTCTAAATACGTCATGAAAAGCCTCTTCCCGTCAGTCGCAGAGCTAATCATTTCAATGGTCCCTTCGCTCTGGTCAGTCCCGATGAGATTGGAAATTTTCTGTAGGTCTTTTACACTTATTACGTGATCTCTCAACGCTACTTGGGGGAAATCCACATCTCTGCCGCAACTCCTAATTAGCATCGACCACATATCATCTATCACTGTTAGATTATTCATTAGTATCAGTAATTGGCATGTACATCGTATCAGTTTCGCAAAATCTATCACCTCAGTGCCCTCAATGACAACTTCTTCGTTCCTCACTAGTTTGCAAATTGTGGGTTCCAGTTGTAAGTCCTGGAAAAATATCGGTAGTTCATTAACAGTCATATCGTGATCCAAACTAGATTCCGCATATTTTTCCAGTATCTCGTCTTCCACTTCGCTGGGTACTTTCGGGTTTTCGAACAGCTCCACTCTTTTATAGCTAACACTACTGGACTTGCTCATCGCGGTGTGATCAAAGATTTGTTCTCGGGATCGGCTAGTTGATGACGGTATAGTAGTAGAGTGGCAGTAGTAGTAGAACATATATCATTTAACTTCATACTTGTCCCTTTAAAGGTGACCCGCCTGACGTGCGACatagagaaaaaatttagatGGAAACGttcaaaaacaagattGACATTAATAACAGGAATCTTCTCCACAAGTGGCTCAGAAAGAGGGAGACAAAGGAACGGGTGTTGTGATAGTTATGAGTGACAACTCGGACACATACATGAACATGCAGGACCATGGTCAACAAGTTGCTGATCCCGTGGTGGTGCCGCAAACAACCACCACCAATGATGAGAATACTAGTAAAAATAATTCTGTTGATAGTAGCACCGTcactacaacaacaagcGAAGAGCATGTCGGAAATACAAGCAAGAACTCTTCTCTAgataacgaagaagaagcaacaGCCGATGTACAGCAACCTGAGAATAGTGTGGAAACAACAACACAAGAGCAGGCACCTTCCAGTGACCAACCTGCTTCCGCTGCTTCTACTACAGAGGATGCCGCACTAACTTCAACTTCCGGTTCATCTGCACCAAGTGAAACCGtcgaaaaggaagaaggattggatgaaaagaagagaccTCGTGAAGAGGAAGCCAAAAATGGCGATGACGACaacaatgatgatgacggcgacgatgatgatgatgacgatgaagatgatgatgaagatgacgatgaagcCCCAACAAAGAGACGTCGTCAAGAGAGGAATAGGTTCTTGGATATCGAAGCCGAAGTtagtgatgatgaagatgaagatgaagacgaggaGGATTCAGAATTGGTTCGGGAAGGTTTTATCACACATGgagacgatgaagatgacgagTCGGGCGCTCCAGGTGCAAGAAGAGACGACAGGTTACACAGACAATTAGATCAAGATTTGAATAAGAGCTCAGAAGAAGACGCTCAAAAATTAGCCAAAGAACTAAGGGAACGTTACGGTAGGAGCAGTTCAAAGCAATATCGTGCCGCTGCTCAAGATGGTTATGTTCCTCAGAGGTTTCTTCTACCAAGTGTTGATACAGCTACCATTTGGGGTGTACGTTGTAGGCCAggtaaagaaaaggaattggttcgtaaattattgaaaaaaaaattcaatttgGATAGAGCCATGggtaaaaagaaactaaagaTTTTATCCATTTTCCAAAGGGACTATTATACAGGAAGAATTTATATTGAAGCGCCAAAACAATCTGTTATTGAGAAGTTTTGTAATGGTGTTCCAGATATTTACATTTCTCAAAAACTGCTTATCCCTGTTCAAGAATTGCCTCTACTGTTAAAACCAAATAAGTCTGATGACGTTACCTTGGAAGAAGGAAGTTATGTTCGTATTAAAAGAGGTATCTATAAAGGCGATCTAGCCATGGTTGACCAAATCAGTGAAAACAATTTAGAAGTGATGTTGAAAATTGTTCCCCGTCTAGATTATGGTAAATTCGATGAAATCGATCCAACTACTCAACAACGTAAATCTAGAAGACCAACATTTGCTCATAGGGCTCCACCGCAACTATTTAATCCAACGATGGCTTTAAGATTAGATCAAGCTAATCTTTACAAAAGAGATGACCGTCATTTTACCtacaaaaatgaagattATATCGATGGTTATTTATATAAGTCTTTCAGAATCCAACACGTGGAAACTAAAAATATTCAACCAACTGTGGAAGAACTGGCAAGATTCGGTTCTAAAGAAGGTGCTGTGGATTTAACTTCAGTTTCACAATCCATCAAAAAGGCGCAAGCTGCAAAGGTCACTTTCCAACCTGGTGATCGTATTGAAGTTTTGAATGGTGAACAGCGTGGCTCTAAAGGTATTGTAACAAGAACTACTAAGGATATTGCCACTATTAAACTAAATGGGTTTACCACTCCTTTAGAATTTCCTATTTCTACTTTGagaaaaatctttgaacCTGGTGACCATGTCACTGTTATTAATGGTGAGCATCAAGGTGATGCTGGTTTAGTTCTTATGGTAGAGCAGGGTCAAGTGACCTTCATGTCAACTCAAACAAGCAGAGAAGTTACCATTACAGCAAATAATCTATCCAAATCTATTGACACCACAGCCACATCAAGCGAATACGCACTACACGATATTGTAGAATTAAGCGCTAAGAATGTCGCATGTATTATCCAGGCAGGTCATGATATATTCAAGGTCATTGACGAAACCGGTAAAGTGTCTACAATTACTAAAGGTTCTATTTTGAGTAAAATAAATACAGCTCGTGCTCGGGTTGCCAGTGTTGATGGGAATGgtaatgaaatcaaaatcggTGATACTATAGTGGAAAAAGTAGGTTCGCGCAGAGAAGGTCAAGTCTTATACATTCAAACACAACAAATCTTTGTAGTCTCAAAAAAGATCATTGAAAATGCTGGTGTTTTTGTCGTTAATCCCAGTAACGTTGAAGCTGTGGCATCCAAGGATAATATGCTAAGTAATCAAATGGATTTGAGCAAATTGAATCCAGAAATTGTTTCCAAAATGGGACCACCTTCATCCAAGACTCTCCAACAACCTATTCAATCTAGGATGGGCCGTGAAGTGGCGCTTGGTAAAACGGTTAGAATTCGTTCTGCCGGTTATAAAGGACAACTAGGTATTGTGAAAGACGTTAATGGCGATAAAGCCACAGTGGAATTACATTCTAAGAACAAACACATCACAATCGACAAGCATAAGCTGACCTATTATAATCGTGAAGGTGGTGAAGGTATCACGTATGATGAACTAGTTAATAGACGTGGTAGAGTTCCACAGGCAAGAATGGGTCCAAGTTATGTTAGTGCGCCCAGAAATATGGCTACCGGTGGTATTACTGCGGGAGCTTCCGCATCTACCGGTCTGAGCGGTGGTATGACACCAGGATGGAGTTCGTTCGATGGTGGCAAAACACCAGCTGTAAATACACATGGTGGCTcaggtggtggtggtgtGTCCTCCTGGGGTGGCGCGTCTACTTGGGGTGGCCAAGGTAATGGTGGTGCCTCCGCGTGGGGTGGTGCCAGCGGTGGTGCCTCTGCTTGGGGTGGTCAAGGTACAGGCGCTACGTCTACTTGGGGTGGTGCTTCAGCTTGGGGTAATAAATCAAGTTGGGGAGGTGCTTCCACTTGGGCTTCTGGCGGAGAATCTAATGGTGCTATGTCTACTTGGGGTGGAACTGGTGACAGATCGACTTATGGTGGAGCTTCCACTTGGGGTGGTAACAATAAGAACAAGAGTACAAGAGATGGTGGAGCTTCTGCTTGGGGTAATCAAGATGGTGGCAACAGGTCCGCTTGGAACAATCAAGGAAACAAGTCGAACTATGGTGGTAATAGTACATGGGGAGGTCATTGATctctagaaaaaaaatccaatAATACTGAAgtagaaaataataaaaaaagacttTAATATTATCATGTTAAGATTTGGATGTTTCGATGAAATATCCGttctttatcctttttACTCCATTTATGTTTGCATTTACGTATGTCATAAGTCTTCTTCGATTCTATATTTTACAtatgtgtatgtatgtatgtatgcATATGTGTTTTTGCATATCCGTATTTAGATGAAAAACCAACTTTCTTATATGTAAGTTGGTTATTGTAatgtattttttaatatttttttgccgTTGAcagatttttcttccagtTTTGATAATATATGTTAGCATACATATCTATATAAAGCTTATTTACAGGACCGATAATGGGCAATATCTATATATGTGGTCGTTACTTTTATGAGCTTAAGTGCGCCCATTCATTTTCACTTGGCTGTTCGTAAGAAATCCAATGGTTTCCTTTCTGccacttttcttttctttgcttctttgaaaagcaCATGACGTTTCACTACAGGATCGTATCTGACTTGAGTGACTAAAGGTGCACCTTTCTTTACCGATATGTAACGAGAATACCCACTCGCCGCAGTGGATAATAGCTTGATAACACTGTTCTTGGACTTGACTTTTACCATTTCAGCACATATATACGAAGATGATTGTGGTGTCGTATTTTTATTGCTCCATACCGAAGGGGAACAGTTAACCATATAGTTGTAAGTAGTTAGTAGCCTTTCCTCCTTCACTTTGGGTAAAATTTAGATCGCTCGCCACggaatgaagaaaagagaaacacCAAAAAGCCAGGATAGCCTATACTCAACCATAAGGGTGTGATGCATTGCAGACGCTGCATTCTATGCTCAGGGAAACCGCTAACAAACGTGCCAAAATATTTGCATATATAATAGAAACGTATATATGGTGcattttattgaattttatTGAATCTATTGAATCTATTGAGTTGCTTTCTTAGAAGTCTTGGTGGAGGCTTCAACCTCAGCTGGTTTCTTAGCGACGAATAACATCATTGGAGTGAATAACTTGGATCTACCACCGGCGACTAAACCAACTGCAGCGTTCTCTAAAGCGGCAGTAACTTCCTTGGAACCTTCTGGGGCTAAACCAAATCTTTCCATCAAGGAAACCATTGTTGTAGTAAATTGTCTACCTAAGTAAGAAGTTCTGAAGAATGTGGCCAAGTTAGCTAGATTTTGAACATATTTCCATTCACCTGTCAATGGGTAATACCAAGGgatttcgtcttcattaTCAGCCAAATCCTCACTAACAAGGACTTCAAACCCACAGTTCTTTAAAGCTTGCTTGGCTACATCGACATGGAACATCTTGGGGATACCGTCACCCAATTCAATTTCGTAAGCGATTTTTCTATGTTCAGCATTATTCTCGTCATAATTGTCAGTCATCACCCATTCGTAAACGGCAAAAGTACCACCTGGTTTCAAGACCTTGTAAATTTCACTGTATACACCTTCTAATTTTGGAGCATGACAAGTGGCTTCAATGGCGTAAACTCTGTCGAAGGTGTTTTCTTCGAAGTCCATGTGCATGAAATCACCCTTAACAAAATCCATTTGGTCGCTCaaattgtatttttcagcGTAGTATTTGGCTTTGGCAATTTGATAATCGTTGTTATTTAGACCGATGACGTTACAGCCAGTGAATCTTGCGATTTCTCTTGCTGGACCACCGACACCGCAACCGACATCAAGAACCAAATCGTCCTTTTTGATACCAGCTTTGTAGGCCAAATAATGCTCATGTCTTGCTATCGAGGCAGCAAAACTCTCGCCCTTGTAGAATCTActgaaatggaaagaagaacCCCAACCGTATTCGTAGAAGTCTGTAACGACGTTGTAATAGGAATGCGTAGCTTCGTTATAGTCTTCAAGACGACGTTCTTCGGCGTCTTTGTCAGTCTTACCATCCCAATGCTTCAAATACTTCTGAACAGCTTCCTTTTGTGCAGTGTTGTTCTTTGACATCAGGGCACTTAAACCTGTTTTTCTACCAATTTCATTACCGTGTAATTCCTTGGTGAACTCGGCTTGTCTTTTCCTTAATTCTGTTTCactcatcttcttctactaCTATTGTTGCTTTAGTCTTTACTATTTCGATTATTCAAACtggaaacaaaagaagagaagagaactggtaaaggaaaatttgaataaaaaatactgTTTATAAAATACGAAGACAGATGAAAAGAGAGCGAGAGAGAGAGCAACAGGGATGGAAAAACACCCGAACTATATAAAAGGGAGCGAATAAGTTATCGGAAGCAAGAGATGGAGATTCTTCACCAGTCTTCGCATAAAACGCATGCTTCGTAAGACGATAAAAATGGAGCGTAGCATGCAGTGGAAGTGAACCAGACCAAATCGACAATGAATATACTCTAGTTGCTTCTTACTTGCTCTTGCATCTCGAggattttttgtatttatcGGGAACGGCGGTAAACGAcgccaaaaaaatgaaaaatgtaCGGGAACGAAGGCCCTATACGAGACCGGGGCTTGGGTTTGTGCCCTAACTTATAAGTAGCAAACCCTTCcgtctttttttggcaCGTGCTCAAGCCCTGACTTTTTAAGCTACAGCAAGCCCaggtcttttttttcttttttcagcGGGTAACCTTTGTTTTATAGTTTTTCCGGGGCCAGATCCCGCTAAAATCCGTTTCTTTGTCATGGGAACGGGAAGTCCCCCGATGAAGAGTAAATGGGTGGCGATTGCAAGGAACGCAAAGGTTCTTGTCAACATCTTTACACAATACATATCTGTTCAAAGCAACTTCACggtacatatatacatacaagATTTAGTGTTTGAGGTTTTATCCTGAGCCCTTGTTGTTGCGCACGTGAAAAAGGCCGGTTTTCATTGCATTTAAGGGAATATTCGCCACCCAAGAAAGAGTAAGGAGGAAAGACCGTAGTTTTTGCCACCATGAGTGTTTCCGCTGCCAAGAGGTCGTTGGACCTcgtttcttcaaattcgcTAGCGCAATCCGACGATTCGGTGTCTCGCCATGACGAGATGGAGAATGACCACACACATGATGATATGcatgataatgatgacaGCGATCAACCAAGGAGGAAGGGCAGTAAGACGAGCAAGAAGCAAGATTTAGACCCAGAAACCAAGTTGAAGAGAACTGCTCAGAATAGAGCTGCCCAGAGAGCCTTTAGAGAGCGGAAGGAGCGAAAGATGAAGGAGTTGGAGAAGAAGGTGCACAGTTTAGAGAGTATTCagcaagaaaatgaagtggAGGCCACTTTCTTAAGGGACCAGCTGGTCACGCTTGTTGGcgaactgaaaaaatatagaccagaaacaagaaacgaCTCAAAAGTCCTTGAATATCTTGCAAGGCGAGATCCTAATTTACACTCACCAAATTTCAACACTAAAAATAACAGCGAGTCAATTGTAACCCCTAACGATGATATACAGAAAAACgtcaaacaaaaaatgaatttcacttttcagTATCCGcttgataatgatgataatgacgCTAAAAATATGGAAAAGCAATTACCGTCGCCAAATGATCCGAACCATTCAGCCCGCGTGCCCATAGCGCAAAcgcaaaagaaattaagcGATGCGACAGATTCCTCATCGGCTACCTTGGACTCCTTCTCAAATAATAACGATGCTCTGAATATTACCCCAAActcctcttcttcgatCGATTGGCTAGATAATGTGATGTATACGAATAGACTTGCAACAGGCGGTGACCAGAAAAATGCGAGTAATGAAAGCAAGAGTAAACCCAAAGGTGTTGACAGTAACATGTTTTCCAATGATTTTAACTTTGAGAATCAGTTCGATGAACAAGTTTCGGAATTTTGTTCGAAAATGAACCAAGCTTGTGGTACGAAGCAGTGCCCGATTCCCAAAAAACCAGTAGTTCAATTAGACAAAGAGGTTTTTACTTCGTCTTCCGTATTAAGTGCAAATTCTCCGGTTTTAACAAATACTTGGGATTCTCATTCCAATGTTGCCACCAACACCCCTGCTAATATTACTACTAATGGAAGTTCGTTTTCAAGCTTTGGTCAGCCAGGGTTCGATCTCACTACTAATCTTTATGCTACCAATGATAATCACACTGACAACAGTGACAACAATAAAACTAATAATTACAACGACATACTTCCATTCATATCCGAATCCCCCTTCGATATGAATCAAGTGactaattttttcagtccAGGATCAAACAACACCACTAACGCAAATATTACTAATAATCATAACCCAAGTCTCCAGCAAAGTACTAAAGACGACATACCTTTTATCAACACAAGTCTGGCTTTCCCAGACGATAATCCAACTAATATTCAATTACAGCCTTTGTCACAATCACAACATCAGAACAAGTTCGATTATGACATGTTCTTCAGGGATTCTTCAAAGGAAGGTAACaatttatttgaagaattcttagaagatgatgatgatgataatgatgatgacgataatGATGGTGAAGCCGTGAATGCATCGGATGATGAATCAAACCTTATCAAGAACAAACTAATTAACGAAGAACCACAACTGCAAAATCAATGTCCCCTATCAACACCAAAAAATGGAAGTGGAGCTCTAAAGAACCAAAATGGCAGTAATAGAGAGGACGTTAACGAAAACGATAGCGATGTTGTTCCATCGAAGGAAGGATCTTTACTAAGGTGTTCGGAAATTTGGGATAGAATAACGACACATCCAAAATACTCTGATATTGACGTCGACGGTTTATGTTCTGAACTGATGGCAAAGGCAAAGTGTTCCGAAAGAGGGGTCGTCATCAATGCAGAAGACGTTCAGCAGGCTTTAAATAAGCATATGAACTAAAAGCGGAGTTTTCACGACAAATTGTGTAAGCAGAAGAacttttttatattatttcACATCtgaattcttttttttttgtatttatgTAAAAAATACGACAAGCCCTTAGTTATTATCTTAATTGTTTTTCCAGGATGATAAATCTATGATTTTAGTTAATCTCCAGCACATGTAAACTTTTTAGTTCATTGTCAACAGCTACAGAATAAGTAAAAGcaatattgataataatGATTATGATTATAGtacaaatatatatatatatgtggTAAGATATTCCTTTACATGATGGCACAACGTTGAGATTTATCCATATCTGTAGAGCCATTGCTTTTATTATTCCTAAACCTGGTCATCTTAAATTTCCAACGTTTTCTATCCTTATTATTACCATTGGTATGATTGTCTATACCACTTAAAGACTTTAATAAAGTGGGTAATGGTAAACTTTTGGATCTTTCCACTGCACTCATAGCATTAATGGaacttttgattttttttagttcGTTCCTAGAATTGATTTCATTGTTACCTTTAGGGTTACGTTTGTAAgaatttttattctttaacAAATGACTAAAATTTGACGTAACTGTGTTAGAGTTTGACAATTGGGTCATTGGATATGGATCAACCGCTGAAATTTTATCCCCGTATTCCTTTAGATTATCTGATTCGTTACTGTTACTTTTATTAATCTTAGTGACAGAATTGTGTCTATTGAACGCCCACTCTCCGATACTATTAACAGTTCTTATAGAACGATGGGCTGTAGTGACGTTAGATGCCATTCTAGTTGGCAAATACATTTGTGGACCTGACTGTTCTGACAATGAAGCATCGTCACCActatcgtcatcatcgatGTATTCGTCATAGTCGTCATCGAATGTAGTTGGGAAATATTGTTGTGGGTCGTTAGATAATGATAATTCTGAATTTAGAGGTTCTTCCTTCGTTACATCTACATCGTTGTG contains these protein-coding regions:
- the UBX2 gene encoding Ubx2p; its protein translation is MPVVSHEGNEFHLSHTEEDKLNEFQVITDFPPDDLPDVVKLLRNHGWQLEPALSRYFDGEWRDGSEDGMGEPTATATPIPTPMAEELAWTPPVLGPRPLSFTAALPVVRPLPASFRHDFRTIGLNGRSNTVWSMFESFSYNGNPFLFVLLLIPRIINRLSATIFTFLCTLLSLHSIGSEGNAGKPRIAKVPKAPTRETQIPISEILGNTKDADEFCQLKSFDPDVSFNEVLRIAKEEFKFVLLVLVGNTCDDDHDGDTTTTDVNSKLLLKKILLNKKTLQYLHKIDDDLVIYLKCVQELEPWLIAQQLEVRNTPEIFLIANVSNKISHSETVPLQRLSILGKLKINSLNKFLQSLTNVVERYSPELIVNRTEMNELRMSREIKKLQEDAYMKSLEMDRLKALEKEKSLKLVQDLKLDATSHQLNWLKACIDELQPLDTTAKQTTLQFRTSSGKRFVKKFPSMTTLYQIYQSIGCHMYLEVYSSDPAQWASALQEKISQLAADAAVLCFKDEQPDTSTAATIEGLGDIISNELASFDLEQGKLQFDFELVSPYPKYTVHPDEKLSVDQVPQLWPNGSLLVEALVEEEEDDDDADDDE
- the ERV25 gene encoding Erv25p — protein: MQVLQFLLAALVSLVVAVQGLHFDIAASTSPELVCIRDFVTEGQLVVVDIHSDGSVGDGQKLNLFVRDSVGNEYRRKRDFAGEVRVAFTAPSSTAFDVCLENEAQYRGRSLSRAIELDIESGAEARDWNRISANEKLKPIEVELRRVEEITDEIVDELAYLKNREERLRDTNESTNRRVRNFSILVIIVLASLGAWQLNYLKNYFKTKHII
- the RAD33 gene encoding Rad33p, whose amino-acid sequence is MFYYYCHSTTIPSSTSRSREQIFDHTAMSKSSSVSYKRVELFENPKVPSEVEDEILEKYAESSLDHDMTVNELPIFFQDLQLEPTICKLVRNEEVVIEGTEVIDFAKLIRCTCQLLILMNNLTVIDDMWSMLIRSCGRDVDFPQVALRDHVISVKDLQKISNLIGTDQSEGTIEMISSATDGKRLFMTYLDFACVLGKLGYLKM
- the SPT5 gene encoding transcription elongation factor SPT5, which encodes MSDNSDTYMNMQDHGQQVADPVVVPQTTTTNDENTSKNNSVDSSTVTTTTSEEHVGNTSKNSSLDNEEEATADVQQPENSVETTTQEQAPSSDQPASAASTTEDAALTSTSGSSAPSETVEKEEGLDEKKRPREEEAKNGDDDNNDDDGDDDDDDDEDDDEDDDEAPTKRRRQERNRFLDIEAEVSDDEDEDEDEEDSELVREGFITHGDDEDDESGAPGARRDDRLHRQLDQDLNKSSEEDAQKLAKELRERYGRSSSKQYRAAAQDGYVPQRFLLPSVDTATIWGVRCRPGKEKELVRKLLKKKFNLDRAMGKKKLKILSIFQRDYYTGRIYIEAPKQSVIEKFCNGVPDIYISQKLLIPVQELPLLLKPNKSDDVTLEEGSYVRIKRGIYKGDLAMVDQISENNLEVMLKIVPRLDYGKFDEIDPTTQQRKSRRPTFAHRAPPQLFNPTMALRLDQANLYKRDDRHFTYKNEDYIDGYLYKSFRIQHVETKNIQPTVEELARFGSKEGAVDLTSVSQSIKKAQAAKVTFQPGDRIEVLNGEQRGSKGIVTRTTKDIATIKLNGFTTPLEFPISTLRKIFEPGDHVTVINGEHQGDAGLVLMVEQGQVTFMSTQTSREVTITANNLSKSIDTTATSSEYALHDIVELSAKNVACIIQAGHDIFKVIDETGKVSTITKGSILSKINTARARVASVDGNGNEIKIGDTIVEKVGSRREGQVLYIQTQQIFVVSKKIIENAGVFVVNPSNVEAVASKDNMLSNQMDLSKLNPEIVSKMGPPSSKTLQQPIQSRMGREVALGKTVRIRSAGYKGQLGIVKDVNGDKATVELHSKNKHITIDKHKLTYYNREGGEGITYDELVNRRGRVPQARMGPSYVSAPRNMATGGITAGASASTGLSGGMTPGWSSFDGGKTPAVNTHGGSGGGGVSSWGGASTWGGQGNGGASAWGGASGGASAWGGQGTGATSTWGGASAWGNKSSWGGASTWASGGESNGAMSTWGGTGDRSTYGGASTWGGNNKNKSTRDGGASAWGNQDGGNRSAWNNQGNKSNYGGNSTWGGH
- the MRPL39 gene encoding mitochondrial 54S ribosomal protein bL33m, yielding MVNCSPSVWSNKNTTPQSSSYICAEMVKVKSKNSVIKLLSTAASGYSRYISVKKGAPLVTQVRYDPVVKRHVLFKEAKKRKVAERKPLDFLRTAK
- the ERG6 gene encoding sterol 24-C-methyltransferase is translated as MSETELRKRQAEFTKELHGNEIGRKTGLSALMSKNNTAQKEAVQKYLKHWDGKTDKDAEERRLEDYNEATHSYYNVVTDFYEYGWGSSFHFSRFYKGESFAASIARHEHYLAYKAGIKKDDLVLDVGCGVGGPAREIARFTGCNVIGLNNNDYQIAKAKYYAEKYNLSDQMDFVKGDFMHMDFEENTFDRVYAIEATCHAPKLEGVYSEIYKVLKPGGTFAVYEWVMTDNYDENNAEHRKIAYEIELGDGIPKMFHVDVAKQALKNCGFEVLVSEDLADNEDEIPWYYPLTGEWKYVQNLANLATFFRTSYLGRQFTTTMVSLMERFGLAPEGSKEVTAALENAAVGLVAGGRSKLFTPMMLFVAKKPAEVEASTKTSKKATQ
- the YAP1 gene encoding DNA-binding transcription factor YAP1, with protein sequence MSVSAAKRSLDLVSSNSLAQSDDSVSRHDEMENDHTHDDMHDNDDSDQPRRKGSKTSKKQDLDPETKLKRTAQNRAAQRAFRERKERKMKELEKKVHSLESIQQENEVEATFLRDQLVTLVGELKKYRPETRNDSKVLEYLARRDPNLHSPNFNTKNNSESIVTPNDDIQKNVKQKMNFTFQYPLDNDDNDAKNMEKQLPSPNDPNHSARVPIAQTQKKLSDATDSSSATLDSFSNNNDALNITPNSSSSIDWLDNVMYTNRLATGGDQKNASNESKSKPKGVDSNMFSNDFNFENQFDEQVSEFCSKMNQACGTKQCPIPKKPVVQLDKEVFTSSSVLSANSPVLTNTWDSHSNVATNTPANITTNGSSFSSFGQPGFDLTTNLYATNDNHTDNSDNNKTNNYNDILPFISESPFDMNQVTNFFSPGSNNTTNANITNNHNPSLQQSTKDDIPFINTSLAFPDDNPTNIQLQPLSQSQHQNKFDYDMFFRDSSKEGNNLFEEFLEDDDDDNDDDDNDGEAVNASDDESNLIKNKLINEEPQLQNQCPLSTPKNGSGALKNQNGSNREDVNENDSDVVPSKEGSLLRCSEIWDRITTHPKYSDIDVDGLCSELMAKAKCSERGVVINAEDVQQALNKHMN